From Arachis stenosperma cultivar V10309 chromosome 2, arast.V10309.gnm1.PFL2, whole genome shotgun sequence, one genomic window encodes:
- the LOC130960547 gene encoding diacylglycerol O-acyltransferase 3-2-like — protein sequence MEVSGTVLRNITCPSFSMHVNSRRGGGGGCVTVPVRLRKKAVVRCCCGFSDSGHVRYYGDENKKKEKQTAVLSTKKKLKMLKKRVLFDDLQGNLTSDAAEVLMKQLEQVRAEEKELKRKRKQEKEAKLKASKMNTNPDCESSSSSSESESSESECNNEVVDMKKNIKVGVAVADSPPKAETMIYTPPLLPEDVSANDHHHKAMELFSRNNDISVGSTNGSLKNESTAVIITECIPQKRIEVCMGNKCKKSGSIALLQEFERVVGADAAAVGCKCMGKCKSAPNVRIQNSTADKIAEGLNDSVKVPANPLFVGVALEDVETIVARFLGENQESTNE from the exons ATGGAGGTTTCCGGCACCGTTCTAAGGAATATCACGTGCCCTTCCTTTTCCATGCACGTGAATTCCCGtcgtggtggtggtggtggttgcgTTACGGTGCCGGTGAGGCTGAGAAAAAAGGCGGTGGTGCGTTGTTGCTGCGGGTTCAGTGATTCGGGGCATGTGCGGTATTACGGGGACGAGaataagaagaaggagaagcaAACCGCTGTGTTGAGCAccaagaagaagctcaagaTGCTGAAGAAACGTGTCCTTTTCGATGATCTTCAAGGAAACCTAACTTCG GATGCTGCTGAGGTTTTGATGAAGCAGCTAGAGCAAGTAAGGGCAGAGGAAAAGGAAttgaagagaaaaaggaagcaAGAGAAGGAGGCAAAACTCAAAGCCTCTAAGATGAACACCAACCCTGATTGCGAATCGTCATCGTCATCATCTGAATCTGAATCAAGTGAGAGTGAATGTAACAATGAGGTGGTTGACATGAAGAAGAACATTAAGGTTGGTGTTGCGGTCGCAGATTCTCCACCAAAGGCAGAAACCATGATATATACACCTCCCTTGTTGCCTGAGGATGTTAGTGCTAATGACCATCATCATAAGGCCATGGAATTATTCTCTAGAAACAATGACATATCAGTTGGAAGCACTAATGGTAGCCTTAAGAATGAGAGTACTGCGGTTATTATCACTGAATGtattcctcagaagaggattgAGGTATGCATGGGAAACAAGTGCAAGAAATCAGGATCTATTGCATTGTTGCAAGAATTTGAGAGAGTGGTTGGTGCTGATGCTGCTGCTGTTGGATGCAAGTGCATGGGAAAGTGCAAGAGTGCACCTAATGTGAGGATACAGAACTCTACTGCGGATAAAATAGCTGAGGGGCTCAATGATTCAGTTAAGGTTCCAGCTAACCCTCTTTTCGTTGGGGTTGCATTGGAGGATGTTGAAACCATTGTGGCTAGATTCTTGGGCGAGAATCAGGAAAGTACTAATGAATAG